A part of Myxococcus landrumus genomic DNA contains:
- a CDS encoding class I SAM-dependent methyltransferase produces the protein MGLLRPAVEDVKARHPEPVMVDAGSGNAYLGFVLYELYLKDAAGGSLVSVEGRPELTERAKGRAERLGFSRMRFQTAHIDQAEYPERIHLLMALHACDTATDDALIAAVRHGADHVAVVPCCQAEVAAQLKEQRKAVHGSMGLLYAHPWHRREFGSHLTNVIRALTLESFGYQVTVTELTGWEHSLKNELILGRRVHRDNRRARLQLERLLAETGVNPKLTRELGVKPSASVGELPPVEAEEAVASADVTPSVES, from the coding sequence ATGGGGCTGTTGCGTCCGGCGGTGGAGGACGTGAAGGCGCGTCATCCCGAGCCGGTGATGGTGGATGCGGGCAGTGGCAACGCGTACCTGGGGTTCGTGCTCTACGAGCTGTACTTGAAGGACGCGGCCGGGGGCTCGTTGGTGTCGGTGGAGGGGCGGCCGGAGCTGACCGAGCGCGCGAAGGGGCGTGCGGAGCGGCTGGGCTTCTCGCGGATGCGCTTCCAGACGGCGCACATTGACCAGGCGGAGTATCCGGAGCGCATCCATCTGCTGATGGCGCTGCACGCGTGTGACACGGCCACGGACGACGCGCTCATCGCGGCGGTTCGCCATGGCGCGGACCACGTGGCGGTGGTGCCGTGCTGTCAGGCGGAGGTGGCCGCGCAGTTGAAGGAGCAGCGCAAGGCGGTGCACGGGAGCATGGGGTTGCTGTACGCGCACCCGTGGCACCGGCGCGAGTTCGGCTCGCACCTGACGAACGTCATCCGCGCGCTGACGCTGGAGTCCTTCGGCTACCAGGTGACGGTGACGGAGCTGACGGGGTGGGAGCACTCGTTGAAGAACGAGCTCATCCTGGGGCGGCGGGTGCATCGGGACAATCGCCGCGCGCGGCTCCAGTTGGAGCGGCTGCTGGCGGAGACGGGTGTGAATCCGAAGCTGACGCGGGAGTTGGGCGTGAAGCCCTCGGCGTCGGTGGGGGAGTTGCCGCCTGTCGAAGCGGAAGAGGCCGTGGCGTCTGCGGACGTGACGCCTTCCGTGGAGTCGTAG
- a CDS encoding methyl-accepting chemotaxis protein: MSSEQTSFTTQLGQQFRQSLGLAPKLVLVTTLVSATVAAILTGIATRRLESDLVNAHMGEGKLLSRHLAVAVEQGVTAGVAALQPMLDVLRDTEDVSYVFLTDVSGNVVAHTLPGAFPDSLKEATAKQGEVSEQTGWGAVLEVESGGKSLRAMNVAAPVAGGRLGVVHVGISRDHIDDVVSELHWRMVGFAALLVALGVAVAAAFGRSIVRPMRELTEVTSHIVESGDLTRPIQVKSGDEVGRLANSFAQMVARLREVTLNLQQAAQALTQSTEHLNTSSTEQAQTISRQAAALQETQVTAQEIKQTSMLAAQKAESVLSVAERADALARSGEAAIEQTMAGLNDIRVQVGEIAQKILELGERTQQIGGITQTVKDLADQSNMLALNAAIESVRSGEHGKGFGVVAREIRALADQSIQATTRVRELLDDIANSVTSAVRITERGAERMESGLTQVRTSGQNLRELSSIVQDNAAAVRQIAAAVSQQNVGINQITLAVNDLSKMMDETVARIGSTGEAATTLQIISEQLSSAVKIYRVE, encoded by the coding sequence GTGAGCTCCGAACAGACTTCCTTCACCACGCAGCTGGGCCAGCAGTTCCGGCAGTCGCTGGGACTGGCGCCGAAGCTGGTCCTCGTCACCACGCTCGTCAGCGCCACGGTGGCCGCCATCCTCACCGGCATCGCCACGCGGCGGCTGGAGAGCGACCTGGTGAACGCCCACATGGGCGAGGGCAAGCTCCTCTCGCGTCACCTCGCCGTGGCCGTGGAGCAGGGCGTGACGGCGGGAGTCGCCGCGCTCCAGCCCATGCTGGACGTGCTGCGCGACACCGAGGACGTCTCGTATGTCTTCCTGACGGACGTCTCCGGCAACGTCGTGGCGCACACCCTGCCGGGTGCGTTCCCCGACTCGCTGAAGGAGGCCACCGCGAAGCAGGGCGAGGTGAGCGAGCAGACCGGCTGGGGCGCGGTCCTCGAGGTGGAGTCCGGCGGCAAGTCGCTGCGCGCGATGAACGTGGCGGCCCCGGTGGCTGGCGGCAGGCTGGGCGTGGTGCACGTGGGCATCTCCCGGGACCACATCGACGACGTGGTGTCGGAGCTGCACTGGCGCATGGTGGGCTTCGCGGCGCTGCTGGTGGCGCTGGGCGTGGCGGTGGCCGCGGCCTTCGGGCGGAGCATCGTCCGGCCGATGCGCGAGCTGACGGAGGTCACCAGCCACATCGTCGAGTCCGGAGACCTCACGCGCCCCATCCAGGTGAAGAGCGGCGACGAGGTGGGCCGGCTCGCCAACTCCTTCGCGCAGATGGTGGCCCGGCTGCGCGAGGTGACGCTGAACCTCCAGCAGGCGGCGCAGGCGCTGACGCAGTCCACCGAGCACCTCAACACCTCGTCCACCGAGCAGGCGCAGACCATCTCCCGCCAGGCCGCCGCGCTCCAGGAGACGCAGGTGACGGCGCAGGAAATCAAGCAGACCTCCATGCTGGCCGCGCAGAAGGCGGAGAGCGTGCTGTCCGTGGCGGAGCGCGCGGACGCGCTGGCGCGCTCGGGCGAGGCGGCCATTGAGCAGACGATGGCGGGCCTCAACGACATCCGCGTCCAGGTGGGGGAGATTGCCCAGAAGATTCTGGAGCTGGGCGAGCGCACGCAGCAGATTGGCGGCATCACCCAGACGGTGAAGGACCTGGCGGACCAGTCCAACATGCTCGCGCTCAACGCGGCGATTGAATCGGTGCGCTCGGGCGAGCACGGCAAGGGCTTCGGCGTGGTGGCGCGGGAAATCCGCGCGCTGGCGGACCAGTCCATCCAGGCCACCACGCGGGTGCGCGAGCTCTTGGACGATATCGCCAACTCGGTGACGTCCGCGGTGCGAATCACGGAGCGCGGCGCCGAGCGCATGGAGTCGGGGCTGACGCAGGTGCGCACCAGCGGGCAGAACCTGCGCGAGCTGTCCTCCATCGTCCAGGACAACGCCGCCGCCGTCCGTCAAATCGCCGCGGCCGTGAGCCAGCAGAACGTGGGCATCAACCAAATCACCCTGGCGGTGAATGACTTGTCCAAGATGATGGACGAGACGGTGGCGCGCATCGGCTCCACGGGCGAGGCGGCCACCACGCTGCAAATCATCTCCGAGCAGCTCTCCAGCGCGGTGAAAATCTACCGCGTCGAGTAG
- a CDS encoding chemotaxis protein CheB, giving the protein MNNRRPIRVLVVDDSPTMANTLTALLTEDPRIEVVGRAGDGNRAVQLARLLRPDVITMDLLLPGLDGPAAIAAIMSQAPARVLVVSAVAEQRGVDLGFQAMSAGALELIGKPNVTNVEELRRWGKDLAHSVCLMAEVPVISRRARTGAVTPPPIGARVDVFGIVASTGGPPALAELLSKLPKDLPVPLLIAQHITVGFTQGMVRWLSQVTTLTVDVARDGERLEPGRVYFPQDGQDLLVDSTGLARLQPSRGGPCPNGDILLASLAQAFGRRSGGVVLTGMGEDGARGLLAIRKAGGVTFSQDEATSVVYGMPRAALEIRATDQGVPLSSVPELILQSCVPLNFRAGGGRGEGGVGR; this is encoded by the coding sequence GTGAACAACCGTCGCCCCATTCGCGTGCTGGTGGTGGATGACTCGCCCACCATGGCCAACACGTTGACGGCCTTGCTCACCGAGGACCCTCGCATCGAGGTCGTCGGACGCGCGGGCGATGGCAATCGCGCCGTCCAGCTCGCGCGGCTCTTGCGCCCGGACGTCATCACCATGGACCTGTTGCTGCCGGGCCTGGACGGGCCGGCGGCCATCGCGGCCATCATGTCCCAGGCCCCCGCGCGGGTGCTGGTGGTGAGCGCGGTGGCCGAGCAGCGCGGCGTGGACCTGGGCTTCCAGGCCATGAGCGCGGGTGCGCTGGAGCTCATCGGCAAGCCCAACGTCACCAACGTGGAGGAGCTGCGCCGGTGGGGCAAGGACCTGGCCCACTCGGTGTGCCTCATGGCGGAGGTGCCCGTCATCTCCCGGCGCGCCCGCACGGGCGCGGTGACGCCGCCGCCCATCGGCGCCCGGGTGGATGTGTTTGGCATCGTGGCCTCCACCGGTGGCCCGCCCGCGCTGGCGGAGCTCCTGTCCAAGCTGCCCAAGGACCTGCCGGTGCCGCTGCTCATCGCCCAGCACATCACCGTGGGCTTCACCCAGGGCATGGTGCGGTGGCTGTCCCAGGTGACGACGCTGACGGTGGACGTGGCCCGGGACGGCGAGCGGCTGGAGCCGGGGCGGGTGTACTTCCCGCAGGACGGGCAGGACCTCCTGGTGGACTCCACGGGCCTGGCGCGGCTTCAGCCCAGCCGGGGAGGGCCGTGCCCCAACGGCGACATCCTGCTGGCGTCGCTGGCCCAGGCGTTCGGCCGGCGCAGCGGCGGCGTGGTGCTCACCGGCATGGGCGAGGACGGGGCGCGGGGCCTGTTGGCCATCCGCAAGGCGGGCGGCGTCACCTTCTCCCAGGACGAGGCCACCTCCGTCGTCTACGGCATGCCGCGCGCGGCGCTGGAGATTCGCGCGACGGACCAGGGTGTTCCGTTGTCGTCCGTGCCGGAGCTCATCCTCCAGAGCTGTGTGCCGCTCAACTTCCGCGCCGGTGGCGGGCGGGGCGAAGGTGGGGTGGGGCGATGA
- a CDS encoding hybrid sensor histidine kinase/response regulator has translation MPVDPMLQGLVTGFAVEAQEVIQKVTMDLLELEREGLDAAALGKLYVRLGRHLHTLKGSASSLGLQDLGDIAHKLEDALAPLKASAQKMPRSVVDVLLHGLDLFMLRAQAHADGRGDALPDPAAALAQLVADGPAPDQVSASPGGSAEVAPSPMGALEEASPDGALAMNGDALPESADTGWRVGARQVTALMREVERLREVRLRVEERGRELERVVTVLAKQGLLAETAEARTLLSGTARLLRTDGEETSDIVDALEEGLKAITTRPVRTILDPLQRMVRDLSRQLGKEARLSVVGSELSLDRRLLEKLQGALVHLLRNAVDHGLEMPSAREKAGKHHEGALTLRVEQQGNLLFLECADDGAGIDVTRVRKVAESRGLLAADEGDRLNDNQLRDLIFRPGFSTRSDVTDTSGRGVGLDAVRASVEALQGRIEVNSAQGQGTRFVMTLPVDLGSSPVLVVRALEQLVGLPMLAVEATQLARADSLRIGKRKAHLEYQGQLLQVVDLGARLGLRASAPPAEGQPLLIVQSGGKRVALGVDAVVGDRDLVIRPLPSEVRDVPAWQGAATLSRGELLLICRPDWLVTETGQTTVTAQRRALVVDDSLTARALHRAMLEAGGFSVHLAASGARALDRLQTDTYDVVICDLDMEEMDGTQLIARLREKRETASLPVILVSAHDSAAARERGMAAGADGYLSKRECAAGRLLAEVLDVMSRRGGRA, from the coding sequence ATGCCCGTTGACCCGATGCTGCAAGGACTGGTGACGGGCTTCGCCGTGGAGGCGCAGGAGGTCATCCAGAAGGTCACCATGGACTTGCTGGAGCTGGAGCGCGAGGGCCTGGACGCGGCCGCGCTCGGCAAGCTCTACGTCCGGCTGGGCCGCCACCTGCATACCCTCAAGGGCAGCGCGTCCAGCCTGGGCCTGCAGGACCTGGGCGACATCGCCCACAAGCTCGAGGACGCGCTCGCGCCGCTCAAGGCCAGCGCGCAGAAGATGCCCCGGTCCGTCGTGGACGTGCTGCTGCACGGCCTGGACCTCTTCATGCTGCGCGCCCAGGCGCACGCGGACGGACGCGGTGATGCGCTGCCGGACCCCGCCGCCGCGCTGGCGCAGTTGGTGGCGGACGGGCCCGCGCCGGACCAGGTGAGCGCGAGCCCGGGAGGCTCCGCGGAGGTGGCTCCGTCGCCGATGGGCGCGCTGGAGGAGGCGTCGCCGGACGGTGCGTTGGCGATGAACGGGGACGCGCTGCCGGAGTCGGCGGACACGGGCTGGCGCGTCGGCGCGCGGCAGGTGACGGCGCTGATGCGCGAGGTGGAGCGGCTGCGCGAGGTGCGCCTGCGCGTGGAGGAGCGAGGCCGCGAGCTGGAGCGCGTGGTGACGGTGCTGGCCAAGCAGGGGCTCCTGGCGGAGACGGCGGAGGCTCGCACGCTGCTCTCCGGCACGGCGCGCTTGTTGCGTACCGATGGCGAGGAGACGAGCGACATCGTCGACGCGCTGGAGGAGGGCCTCAAGGCCATCACCACGCGCCCGGTGCGCACGATTCTGGACCCGCTCCAGCGCATGGTGCGGGACTTGTCGCGCCAGTTGGGCAAGGAGGCCCGGCTGTCGGTGGTGGGCTCGGAGCTGTCGCTGGACCGGCGCCTGTTGGAGAAGCTGCAGGGCGCGCTGGTGCACTTGTTGCGCAACGCGGTGGACCACGGCCTGGAGATGCCGTCCGCGCGTGAGAAGGCGGGCAAGCACCACGAGGGCGCGCTCACGTTGCGCGTGGAGCAGCAGGGCAACCTCCTGTTCCTGGAGTGCGCGGACGACGGCGCGGGCATCGACGTGACGCGGGTGCGCAAGGTGGCCGAGTCGCGAGGTCTCCTGGCCGCCGACGAGGGAGACCGGCTCAACGACAACCAGCTCCGCGACCTCATCTTCCGTCCGGGCTTCAGCACGCGCAGCGATGTCACGGACACCTCCGGCCGAGGCGTGGGCCTGGACGCGGTGCGCGCGTCGGTGGAGGCGCTGCAGGGCCGCATCGAGGTGAACAGCGCGCAGGGCCAGGGCACGCGCTTCGTGATGACGTTGCCGGTCGACCTGGGCAGCTCGCCGGTGCTGGTGGTGCGCGCGCTGGAGCAGTTGGTGGGCCTGCCGATGCTCGCGGTGGAGGCCACGCAACTGGCGCGCGCGGACTCGCTGCGCATCGGCAAGCGCAAGGCGCACCTGGAATACCAAGGGCAGCTTTTGCAGGTGGTGGACCTGGGCGCGCGGCTGGGCCTGCGGGCTTCGGCGCCCCCGGCGGAAGGCCAGCCGCTGCTCATCGTGCAGAGCGGAGGCAAGCGCGTGGCGCTGGGCGTGGACGCGGTGGTGGGCGACAGGGACCTGGTCATCCGGCCGCTGCCCTCGGAGGTTCGCGACGTGCCGGCCTGGCAGGGCGCGGCGACGTTGAGCCGGGGCGAGCTGCTCCTCATCTGTCGGCCGGACTGGCTGGTGACGGAGACGGGCCAGACGACGGTGACGGCGCAGCGCCGGGCGCTGGTGGTGGACGACTCGCTCACGGCGCGCGCGCTGCACCGGGCCATGCTGGAGGCGGGTGGCTTCAGCGTGCACCTGGCGGCCAGCGGGGCGCGGGCATTGGACCGGCTCCAGACGGACACCTACGACGTCGTCATCTGCGACCTGGACATGGAAGAGATGGACGGCACACAGCTCATCGCCCGGTTGAGGGAGAAGCGCGAGACGGCGTCGCTGCCCGTCATCCTGGTCTCCGCGCATGACAGCGCGGCGGCGCGCGAGCGGGGCATGGCGGCGGGAGCGGATGGATATCTCAGCAAGCGCGAGTGTGCCGCGGGACGGCTGCTCGCCGAGGTGCTCGACGTGATGAGCCGCAGGGGAGGGCGCGCGTGA
- a CDS encoding NifU family protein encodes MSVNIQLEWTPNPSTLKYVVDRRLLAGGAVSITNQEDAQAKSPLARKLMDVRGVTAVMIGTNFVTVTKGDEGEWDELNDQVMETLDTHLTADLPVVDEAAVAAARQVVSTEGGGSVEARIREVLDAEIRPAVAMDGGDITLDRFEDGIVYLHMKGSCAGCPSSTATLKMGIEGRLREIIPEVVEVVSV; translated from the coding sequence ATGTCGGTGAACATCCAGCTGGAGTGGACCCCCAACCCGAGCACGCTGAAGTACGTCGTGGACCGACGGCTTCTGGCGGGCGGCGCGGTGAGTATCACGAATCAGGAAGATGCCCAGGCGAAGTCGCCCTTGGCGCGCAAGCTGATGGACGTGCGCGGCGTGACGGCGGTGATGATTGGGACGAACTTCGTGACGGTGACGAAGGGGGACGAGGGCGAGTGGGACGAGCTGAATGACCAGGTGATGGAGACGCTGGATACGCACCTGACGGCGGACCTGCCGGTGGTGGACGAGGCGGCGGTGGCCGCGGCGCGTCAGGTGGTGTCGACGGAAGGTGGCGGCTCGGTGGAGGCGCGCATCCGGGAGGTGCTGGACGCGGAGATTCGTCCGGCCGTTGCCATGGATGGCGGCGACATCACGCTGGACCGGTTCGAGGACGGGATTGTGTACCTGCACATGAAGGGCTCGTGTGCGGGCTGTCCGTCGTCGACGGCGACGCTGAAGATGGGCATCGAGGGGCGCCTGCGGGAGATCATCCCCGAGGTCGTCGAGGTGGTGTCCGTCTGA
- a CDS encoding GNAT family N-acetyltransferase, protein MSTPLPTTLRILPSIHEVPAPLWDALVDDAGVPFLEWAFLAALEDSGSAVPERGWHPRHLTLWRGTRLVAAAPAYLKDDSQGEFVFDAPWATAAERAGLRYYPKLVLAVPFTPATGRRVLVAPGEERAAREAELYAGALEFARAEQLSGIHVLFPTEEELPTLEAQGFAMRLGVQYQWRNDGYRTLEDFLARFHSKRRNQLRRELRAPLEQGIRLRTLRGDALADVDVDTLFRIYTSTVDKYPWGTRLLTRDFFGRMLATFRHRCELVEARRGGELVAGALNFRGNQVLYGRYWGCFEEHPFLHFNVCLYHPVEEGIAQGLTRFEPGAGGEHKLTRGFEPRLTYSAHLLLHPGLERAVRGFLEHERAAVRGGLPQWRAETGFKGVA, encoded by the coding sequence ATGTCCACACCGCTGCCCACCACCCTGCGCATCCTGCCCTCCATCCACGAGGTCCCCGCTCCCCTCTGGGATGCGCTCGTGGACGATGCGGGCGTGCCCTTCCTGGAGTGGGCCTTCCTCGCCGCGCTCGAGGACAGCGGCAGCGCGGTGCCCGAGCGCGGCTGGCACCCCCGGCACCTGACCCTGTGGCGAGGCACCCGGCTGGTCGCCGCCGCCCCCGCCTATCTCAAGGACGATAGCCAGGGCGAGTTCGTCTTCGACGCCCCCTGGGCCACCGCCGCCGAGCGCGCCGGCCTGCGCTACTACCCCAAGCTGGTCCTCGCCGTGCCCTTCACCCCCGCGACGGGGCGGCGCGTGCTGGTGGCCCCCGGAGAGGAGCGCGCGGCCCGCGAGGCGGAGCTGTACGCGGGCGCGCTGGAGTTCGCCCGCGCCGAGCAGCTCTCCGGCATCCACGTCCTCTTTCCCACGGAAGAGGAGCTGCCCACGCTCGAGGCCCAGGGCTTCGCCATGCGGCTGGGCGTCCAGTACCAGTGGCGCAATGACGGCTACCGCACGCTGGAGGACTTCCTCGCCCGCTTCCACTCCAAGCGGCGCAACCAGCTCCGGCGCGAGCTGCGCGCCCCCCTGGAGCAGGGCATCCGCCTGCGCACGCTGCGTGGCGACGCGCTGGCCGACGTCGACGTGGACACGCTCTTCCGCATCTACACGTCCACGGTGGACAAGTATCCGTGGGGGACGCGGCTGCTCACCCGCGACTTCTTCGGGCGGATGCTCGCCACCTTCCGCCACCGGTGTGAGCTGGTGGAAGCCCGGCGGGGAGGCGAGCTGGTGGCCGGCGCGCTCAACTTCCGGGGCAACCAGGTGCTCTACGGCCGCTACTGGGGCTGTTTCGAGGAGCACCCCTTCCTGCACTTCAACGTCTGCCTCTATCACCCCGTGGAGGAAGGCATCGCCCAGGGGCTGACGCGTTTTGAACCTGGGGCGGGCGGGGAGCACAAGCTCACCCGGGGCTTCGAGCCCCGCCTCACGTACAGTGCCCACCTGCTCCTCCACCCGGGGTTGGAGCGCGCGGTGCGAGGCTTCCTGGAGCACGAGCGAGCGGCCGTCCGGGGTGGACTGCCGCAATGGCGGGCGGAGACGGGTTTCAAGGGAGTGGCCTGA
- the clpA gene encoding ATP-dependent Clp protease ATP-binding subunit ClpA has product MAGPLIAKELQASFRTALEEARKMRHEYLTLEHLLLALTKEARTREVLKACGANVKRIQERLTSFLEETVERLPEDVEAEPQQTIGVERVLHRAAMHALSAEQKLIDGGDVLVALFREDESHALYVLQQEGVSRLDLLNYISHGISKDGEGEDGESEEVSGGGPAPAGDDDEGESPRKSPLEAYTVQLNIEAKEGRIDPLIGRDKELERTIQVLSRRRKNNPLYVGEAGVGKTAIAEGLALHIHEGRVPEPLKNAVVYSLDMGSLLAGTKFRGQFEERLKGVLKALQEQKDAILFIDEIHTIVGAGATSGGSMDASNLLKPALASGRLRCIGSTTYQEYKSAFEKDRALSRRFQKIEVAEPSVEDTVLILEGLKSRYEEHHGVKYTPEAIRASAELSAKHINDRFLPDKAIDVIDETGAAEKLKPEGVRTNTVTGADVEAVVAKMAKIPAKSVSASEGVQLQNLEKELQGVIFGQDAAIKDLVSAIKLARSGLRAPEKPIGSFLFSGPTGVGKTELAKQLAQSLGVEFLRYDMSEYSEKHTVSRLIGAPPGYVGFDQGGLLTDAVRKHPYAVVVLDEIEKAHPDLFNILLQVMDHATLTDNNGRKADFRNIVLILTTNAGAQEMSTKSIGFGDLAKPADATRAKKAIERTFTPEFRNRLDGWILFSGLPPEIILKVVDKEVRLLQKMLEERKVKLELTPAARAWLAERGYDPAFGARPMARLVDNSLKKPLAEALLFGDLKHGGTAHYDVDTGGEGLTLKTAPAVEPAVA; this is encoded by the coding sequence GTGGCAGGACCGCTGATTGCCAAAGAGTTGCAGGCCAGCTTCCGCACCGCCCTGGAAGAGGCGCGGAAGATGCGCCACGAGTACCTGACGCTGGAGCACCTGCTCCTGGCGCTGACGAAGGAGGCTCGCACGCGCGAGGTCCTCAAGGCGTGTGGAGCGAACGTGAAGCGCATCCAGGAGCGGCTCACGTCCTTCCTGGAAGAGACCGTCGAGCGCCTGCCTGAAGACGTGGAGGCCGAGCCGCAGCAGACCATCGGCGTGGAGCGGGTGCTCCACCGCGCCGCGATGCACGCCCTGTCCGCCGAGCAGAAGCTCATCGACGGAGGCGACGTGCTGGTGGCCCTGTTCCGCGAGGACGAGAGCCACGCGCTCTACGTGCTCCAGCAGGAGGGCGTCAGCCGGCTGGACTTGCTCAACTACATCTCCCACGGAATCTCCAAGGACGGCGAGGGAGAGGACGGCGAGTCGGAGGAGGTGTCGGGTGGTGGCCCCGCCCCCGCGGGGGATGACGACGAAGGAGAGTCCCCGCGCAAGAGCCCGCTGGAGGCGTACACCGTCCAGCTCAACATCGAGGCGAAGGAAGGTCGCATCGACCCGCTCATCGGCCGGGACAAGGAGCTGGAGCGCACCATCCAGGTGCTCAGCCGCCGCCGGAAGAACAACCCGCTCTACGTGGGTGAGGCGGGCGTGGGCAAGACGGCCATCGCCGAGGGCCTGGCGCTGCACATCCACGAAGGCCGGGTGCCAGAGCCGCTGAAGAACGCGGTGGTGTACTCGCTGGACATGGGCTCGCTGCTCGCGGGCACCAAGTTCCGGGGCCAGTTCGAGGAGCGGCTCAAGGGCGTGCTCAAGGCGCTGCAGGAGCAGAAGGACGCCATCCTCTTCATCGACGAAATCCACACGATTGTCGGTGCGGGCGCGACGAGCGGCGGCTCCATGGATGCATCCAACCTGCTCAAGCCCGCGCTGGCGAGCGGCCGGCTGCGGTGCATCGGCTCCACGACGTATCAGGAGTACAAGTCCGCCTTCGAGAAGGACCGCGCGCTGTCGCGGCGCTTCCAGAAGATTGAGGTGGCGGAGCCGTCCGTCGAGGACACCGTCCTCATCCTGGAGGGGCTCAAGAGCCGCTACGAGGAGCACCACGGCGTGAAGTACACGCCCGAGGCGATTCGTGCGTCCGCGGAGCTGTCCGCCAAGCACATCAACGACCGGTTCCTGCCGGACAAGGCCATCGACGTCATCGACGAGACGGGCGCCGCGGAGAAGCTCAAGCCGGAAGGCGTGCGCACCAACACCGTCACCGGCGCGGACGTGGAGGCCGTGGTCGCGAAGATGGCGAAGATTCCCGCCAAGAGCGTGTCCGCCAGCGAGGGCGTGCAGCTCCAGAATCTGGAGAAGGAGCTCCAGGGGGTCATCTTCGGACAGGACGCCGCCATCAAGGACCTGGTCAGCGCCATCAAGCTGGCGCGCTCCGGACTGCGTGCGCCGGAGAAGCCCATCGGCTCGTTCCTCTTCTCGGGCCCCACGGGCGTGGGCAAGACGGAGCTGGCCAAGCAGCTCGCGCAGTCGCTGGGCGTGGAGTTCCTGCGCTACGACATGAGCGAGTACTCGGAGAAGCACACGGTGAGCCGGCTCATCGGCGCGCCTCCAGGCTACGTCGGCTTCGACCAGGGCGGCCTGCTCACGGATGCGGTGCGCAAGCACCCCTACGCCGTGGTGGTGCTGGATGAAATCGAGAAGGCCCACCCGGACCTCTTCAACATCCTGCTCCAGGTGATGGACCACGCGACGCTGACGGACAACAACGGCCGCAAGGCGGACTTCCGCAACATCGTCCTCATCCTCACCACCAACGCGGGCGCTCAGGAGATGAGCACCAAGTCCATCGGCTTCGGCGACCTGGCGAAGCCCGCGGACGCCACCCGCGCGAAGAAGGCCATTGAGCGCACCTTCACGCCGGAGTTCCGCAACCGGCTGGACGGGTGGATTCTCTTCTCCGGCCTGCCGCCTGAAATCATCCTCAAGGTGGTCGACAAGGAGGTCCGCCTCCTCCAGAAGATGCTCGAGGAGCGCAAGGTGAAGCTGGAGCTGACGCCCGCCGCGCGCGCATGGCTGGCGGAGCGTGGGTATGACCCGGCCTTCGGTGCCCGGCCCATGGCCCGCCTCGTCGACAACTCGCTGAAGAAGCCGCTCGCAGAGGCGCTCCTCTTCGGCGACCTGAAGCACGGTGGCACCGCCCACTACGACGTGGACACGGGCGGCGAAGGGCTCACGCTGAAGACCGCTCCCGCCGTCGAGCCCGCGGTGGCGTAG
- a CDS encoding DUF2378 family protein: MTPSPLRRPLEHSQPPLPRIPGSVFEGLFVRGLKVSGRLAQELEALGYDIRKPEVDYPILLWQRAVALVRQEVFGELTDEEAHRQVGRTLVDGFAETLLGRVAAVALPMIGPARAVERIPRYLAMMGRADLEVTMTPVGERGRRLVIPDRFNRPELFAGGFERMLELANAQPRITVEERFSDSYRLLIRW; encoded by the coding sequence ATGACACCCAGCCCCTTGCGCCGCCCGCTCGAGCATTCCCAGCCCCCGCTCCCGCGCATCCCGGGGAGCGTGTTCGAGGGCCTGTTCGTGCGGGGCCTGAAGGTCTCCGGCCGGCTGGCGCAGGAGCTGGAGGCGCTGGGCTACGACATCCGGAAGCCGGAGGTGGACTACCCCATCCTGCTCTGGCAGCGCGCCGTCGCGCTCGTCCGGCAGGAGGTGTTCGGGGAGTTGACGGACGAGGAGGCCCACCGGCAGGTCGGCCGCACGCTCGTCGATGGTTTCGCGGAGACGCTGCTGGGCCGGGTCGCCGCCGTGGCGCTGCCCATGATTGGGCCCGCGCGCGCCGTGGAGCGCATCCCCCGCTATCTGGCGATGATGGGGCGCGCGGACCTGGAGGTCACCATGACGCCCGTGGGTGAGCGGGGCCGGCGCCTCGTCATCCCGGACCGCTTCAACCGCCCGGAACTCTTCGCCGGTGGCTTCGAGCGCATGCTGGAGCTGGCCAACGCCCAGCCTCGAATCACGGTGGAGGAGCGCTTCAGCGACAGCTACCGTCTGCTCATCCGCTGGTAG
- a CDS encoding ATP-dependent Clp protease adaptor ClpS — MAQKDEHDGSVATETVPKQKLKRPTLYKVLLHNDNYTTREFVVAVLREVFHKSESDAVQIMLHVHYNGVGVAGVYTFEVAETKLKTVEAAARDNGFPLRLSMEPEEG; from the coding sequence ATGGCGCAGAAGGACGAGCACGACGGCTCCGTCGCGACAGAGACCGTCCCCAAGCAGAAGCTCAAGAGGCCCACCCTCTACAAGGTGCTGCTGCACAACGACAATTACACGACGCGGGAGTTCGTGGTGGCCGTCCTCCGGGAGGTCTTCCACAAGTCCGAGTCGGATGCCGTGCAGATCATGCTGCACGTTCATTACAACGGAGTCGGAGTGGCCGGCGTCTATACGTTCGAGGTCGCCGAGACGAAGCTCAAGACGGTGGAGGCCGCGGCTCGGGACAATGGGTTCCCCCTGCGGCTCTCCATGGAACCCGAGGAAGGTTGA